A stretch of the Actinoalloteichus fjordicus genome encodes the following:
- a CDS encoding polymorphic toxin-type HINT domain-containing protein, producing the protein MEEFSFDAFDRLIARGGTTYDYDALDRVVARNGVGGFSYAGLSIEPVSDGASVFGRGPGDELLAWSDADTTALAVSDRHGDVIGGLPVTGAALTGSRAYDPFGQVVDTAGSTGIIGFQGDWTDPDTGMTNMGARWYDPASAAFLSRDDIDLPSSPSILTNRYTYGAGAPTNFIDPDGHIPWWLVLLALLCRGKSGCTTSPTIEADVQLLPHYTPIPDYGDGNTWSGSSQHNIGRTSASASGNRGPGSQPIGGPATGWRGYQIPLPPPPPDPAIWARERNRDDAIENPTPMPDGWDDPWFGNGPDAPVSSSPSVPASEVGDLFDRVEDVAESYDRLYRDLLDSAGSLITNISLHDSAPSEVSYTDPTNLVGPADSCDTSNSFAAGTEVLMADGSTKPIEDVEVGDEVLAADPTTGDTSVQPVTATIVGDGVKHLVDITITTEDGGTDTITATAEHPFWVADLNAWVNAEDLEPGHRFETADHRDASVTAVDAYDAPRQVRNLTIDRLHTYYVVAGRTQVLVHNSGPCSDWSPRYERAGDLAERYTEGQATRDPASQWYHEELSNDELLDSINNADEGDGIFVSRGGTILGGHHRWDEVLTRINDGRIDPGTSIRVDVYSGGW; encoded by the coding sequence GTGGAGGAGTTCTCCTTCGACGCCTTCGACCGGCTGATCGCCCGAGGCGGCACGACGTACGACTACGACGCGCTGGACCGGGTGGTCGCCCGCAACGGCGTGGGCGGGTTCTCCTATGCCGGGCTCAGCATCGAGCCGGTGTCCGACGGCGCCTCGGTCTTCGGCCGGGGGCCCGGCGACGAGCTGCTGGCCTGGTCCGACGCCGACACGACGGCGTTGGCGGTCTCGGACCGGCACGGCGACGTGATCGGCGGCCTGCCGGTCACCGGCGCTGCCCTGACCGGCTCCCGCGCCTACGACCCCTTCGGCCAGGTCGTCGACACGGCCGGGTCGACCGGCATCATCGGGTTCCAGGGCGACTGGACCGACCCTGACACCGGCATGACCAACATGGGCGCCCGCTGGTACGACCCCGCGAGTGCCGCGTTCCTCTCTCGGGACGACATCGACCTCCCGAGCAGCCCGTCGATCCTGACGAACCGGTATACCTACGGGGCGGGGGCACCGACGAACTTCATCGATCCCGACGGGCATATTCCCTGGTGGCTAGTGCTTCTTGCACTTCTATGCCGAGGGAAATCGGGCTGCACAACGTCACCGACGATCGAAGCTGATGTACAACTCCTGCCTCACTACACGCCTATTCCGGACTACGGGGACGGAAACACGTGGTCCGGCTCATCGCAGCACAATATCGGTAGGACTTCCGCCTCTGCCAGCGGGAACCGTGGTCCCGGTTCTCAGCCGATTGGCGGTCCAGCAACGGGCTGGCGCGGGTACCAGATCCCGCTTCCTCCGCCTCCGCCGGACCCAGCGATTTGGGCAAGGGAGCGGAATCGGGACGACGCGATCGAGAACCCAACTCCCATGCCGGACGGCTGGGACGATCCGTGGTTCGGTAACGGCCCCGATGCTCCGGTGTCGTCCTCGCCGTCGGTGCCCGCGAGTGAGGTTGGTGACCTCTTCGATCGTGTGGAGGACGTTGCCGAATCATACGACCGGCTGTATCGAGATCTGCTGGACTCCGCAGGGTCGTTGATCACCAACATCTCCTTGCACGACAGCGCGCCGTCGGAGGTGTCCTACACCGACCCGACGAACCTGGTCGGCCCCGCCGACTCCTGCGATACATCGAACAGCTTCGCCGCGGGCACCGAGGTGCTCATGGCAGACGGGTCGACGAAGCCGATCGAGGACGTCGAGGTCGGCGACGAGGTCCTGGCAGCGGACCCAACCACAGGTGATACCAGCGTTCAGCCCGTGACGGCCACGATCGTCGGCGACGGTGTCAAGCACCTGGTCGACATCACCATCACCACCGAAGACGGCGGCACGGACACGATCACCGCGACGGCCGAGCATCCGTTCTGGGTCGCAGACCTGAACGCCTGGGTCAACGCCGAGGACCTGGAGCCGGGCCACCGTTTCGAGACAGCGGATCATCGGGATGCCTCGGTCACCGCCGTCGATGCCTACGACGCGCCACGACAGGTACGTAACCTCACCATCGACAGGCTGCACACGTACTATGTTGTGGCAGGTCGAACACAGGTACTTGTCCATAATTCTGGGCCATGTTCCGATTGGTCGCCGCGTTACGAGAGGGCAGGCGACCTCGCTGAGAGATACACTGAGGGGCAGGCGACTCGGGATCCGGCATCGCAGTGGTATCACGAAGAGCTGAGCAACGATGAACTTCTGGACAGTATTAATAACGCCGACGAGGGAGACGGGATTTTCGTTTCACGTGGAGGTACTATTCTTGGAGGTCATCACCGTTGGGACGAGGTCTTAACGCGCATCAACGATGGGCGTATTGACCCAGGGACTTCAATCCGTGTCGACGTCTACAGTGGGGGGTGGTGA
- a CDS encoding group II intron maturase-specific domain-containing protein yields the protein MLIGVVAVGEQAVALVISGRLVPDRDPVPGGIAARLAECGLELHPVKTRLVYCKDENRPGSYEYEQFTFLGYTFRARQSYSSVTAKFFVSFSPAVSREALTRIRRTIRGWRLHRRSDMTFQEIVAHINKYATGWIAYYGRFYKSQLHAAFYGLNDFLVKWARRKYKTLKRRKKHAWAWLIGIASRYPLSLAHWRLGVRPT from the coding sequence GTGCTCATAGGTGTAGTCGCCGTCGGCGAGCAGGCGGTTGCGCTCGTCATAAGCGGCCGTCTTGTCCCCGACCGCGATCCGGTTCCCGGCGGCATCGCTGCCCGGCTGGCGGAGTGCGGGTTGGAGTTGCATCCGGTGAAGACCCGGTTGGTGTATTGCAAGGACGAGAACCGTCCGGGCTCCTACGAGTACGAGCAGTTCACGTTCCTGGGATACACGTTCCGAGCACGGCAATCGTATAGTTCGGTGACGGCGAAGTTCTTCGTCAGTTTCTCCCCGGCGGTCAGCCGGGAGGCACTGACGCGGATACGACGCACGATCCGGGGTTGGCGTCTTCATCGGCGCAGTGACATGACCTTTCAGGAGATCGTCGCCCACATCAACAAGTATGCCACCGGGTGGATCGCCTACTATGGGCGGTTCTACAAATCTCAGCTACATGCGGCGTTCTACGGCCTGAACGATTTCCTGGTGAAATGGGCCAGACGGAAGTATAAGACGTTGAAGAGGCGCAAGAAACATGCGTGGGCGTGGCTGATCGGGATCGCGAGTCGGTACCCGTTGAGTCTTGCTCATTGGCGTCTTGGTGTTCGTCCGACGTGA
- the dxs gene encoding 1-deoxy-D-xylulose-5-phosphate synthase: MTLLEGIDGPADLRALSEQDLPHLAADIRRFLISEVAKTGGHLGPNLGVVELTIALHRVFDSPRDTIVFDTGHQSYVHKLLTGRHDFSRLKAKGGLSGYPSRAESEHDVVENSHASTATSWAAGIARANTLSGRSHRRVVAVIGDGALTGGMAWEALNNIAADPGQPLVIVVNDNGRSYSPTIGGLADHLAALRTNPRYEAALEWGRRALRRAPGGETLFRALHAAKEGVKDVLAPQVLFADLGLKYLGPVDGHDLPALQETLRLAHGYGGPVVVHAITAKGRGYGPAEADEAEQFHVVGPIDPVTGRSLKASVLDWTSVFAEEVTALGARRRDLVTISAAMRGPVGLDRFAEAFPTRFFDVGIAEQHAVTMAAGMAMGGLHPVIALYATFLNRAYDQVLLDLALHRLPVTIVLDRAGITGSDGPSHNGMWDLSMLGTVPGLRVAAPRDAATLRVLLGEAIEVDDAPTVLRYPKGTVGADIPALDRVDGLDVLHRPTPTDGEDHATDVLLISVGAMAAACLAAAELLHGHGISTTVIDPRWVLPVPASITALAVRHRHVVTVEDNSRAGGVGQAVSGLLREAGLDMPLLNLAIPRCFPEHASRNELLAEMGLTGPGIARATTGWISHHNTTSAIGYPTTNPMSGRR; the protein is encoded by the coding sequence GTGACGCTGCTGGAAGGCATCGACGGCCCCGCCGACCTCAGGGCACTGTCCGAACAGGACCTGCCGCATCTAGCGGCGGACATCCGCCGCTTCCTCATCTCGGAGGTCGCCAAGACCGGCGGGCACCTGGGCCCCAACCTCGGCGTGGTCGAGCTGACGATCGCCCTGCACCGGGTGTTCGACTCACCTCGAGACACGATCGTGTTCGACACCGGCCACCAGAGCTACGTTCACAAGCTGCTCACCGGCCGTCATGACTTCTCCCGGCTCAAGGCCAAGGGCGGGCTGTCCGGCTACCCGTCGCGTGCGGAGTCCGAGCACGACGTGGTGGAGAATTCCCACGCCTCTACCGCCACCAGCTGGGCCGCAGGGATCGCCCGCGCGAACACCCTGAGCGGACGCTCGCACAGACGTGTGGTCGCGGTGATCGGTGACGGCGCGCTGACTGGTGGCATGGCGTGGGAGGCGCTGAACAACATTGCCGCTGATCCCGGACAGCCCTTGGTCATCGTCGTCAACGACAACGGCCGCTCCTACTCGCCCACCATCGGTGGCCTGGCCGACCACTTGGCGGCACTGCGCACCAACCCCCGCTATGAGGCCGCACTGGAATGGGGCAGAAGGGCACTGCGCCGCGCCCCCGGGGGCGAAACCCTGTTCCGGGCGCTGCATGCGGCGAAGGAAGGCGTCAAGGACGTGCTGGCCCCGCAGGTGCTGTTCGCCGACCTCGGATTGAAGTACCTGGGGCCCGTTGACGGGCACGATCTGCCCGCTTTGCAGGAGACCTTGCGGTTGGCGCACGGCTACGGTGGGCCGGTGGTCGTGCACGCCATCACCGCCAAGGGCCGCGGCTACGGCCCCGCCGAGGCTGACGAGGCCGAGCAGTTCCACGTTGTGGGCCCCATCGATCCGGTCACCGGCCGCTCCCTGAAAGCCTCCGTTCTGGACTGGACCAGCGTGTTCGCCGAGGAGGTCACCGCGCTGGGCGCCCGGCGCCGTGACCTCGTGACCATCTCGGCCGCGATGCGTGGGCCGGTCGGGCTGGACCGCTTCGCTGAGGCATTTCCCACTCGATTCTTCGATGTGGGCATCGCCGAGCAGCACGCCGTGACGATGGCGGCCGGGATGGCGATGGGCGGCCTGCATCCCGTGATCGCCCTGTACGCGACCTTCCTCAACCGCGCTTATGACCAGGTGTTGCTCGACCTCGCGCTGCACCGACTCCCGGTGACCATCGTGCTCGACCGGGCCGGGATCACCGGTTCCGACGGGCCCAGCCACAACGGCATGTGGGACCTGTCGATGCTGGGCACCGTGCCCGGCCTGCGCGTGGCGGCACCCCGCGACGCCGCCACACTGCGGGTGCTGTTGGGCGAGGCGATCGAGGTGGACGACGCCCCTACGGTGCTGCGCTACCCCAAGGGCACCGTCGGTGCCGACATCCCCGCACTCGACCGCGTCGACGGGCTCGACGTGCTGCACCGCCCGACCCCCACCGACGGCGAAGACCACGCCACCGACGTCCTCCTGATCTCCGTCGGCGCGATGGCCGCTGCTTGCCTGGCCGCCGCCGAACTGCTCCACGGTCACGGCATCAGCACCACCGTCATCGACCCACGCTGGGTGTTGCCGGTTCCCGCGTCGATCACCGCACTGGCCGTACGACACCGCCACGTGGTCACGGTGGAGGACAACAGCCGCGCCGGCGGTGTGGGCCAGGCTGTATCAGGGCTGCTACGCGAGGCCGGTCTGGATATGCCGCTGCTGAATCTGGCCATCCCACGCTGCTTCCCCGAGCACGCATCCCGCAACGAACTCCTTGCAGAGATGGGATTGACCGGTCCCGGTATCGCCCGCGCAACCACCGGGTGGATCAGCCACCACAACACCACCTCCGCCATCGGGTACCCGACCACCAACCCGATGTCCGGGCGGCGCTGA
- a CDS encoding glycosyltransferase family protein: MELELVVDALERVGLDGLAQVDLGDRLRWQRPLVELVPMVATIHLTVLRRLHPRPAASSEAIRLLLPDSIGPDGFPHARDVEVSTAERQPELTVLAYRVDLTNHGP, from the coding sequence GTGGAGCTGGAACTGGTCGTCGACGCGCTGGAACGAGTTGGACTGGACGGCTTGGCCCAAGTCGACCTCGGCGACCGTCTGCGCTGGCAGCGCCCGCTGGTCGAACTGGTCCCGATGGTGGCCACGATCCACCTCACCGTGCTGCGCCGCCTGCACCCCAGACCTGCCGCGTCGTCCGAAGCGATTCGGCTGTTATTGCCCGACTCGATCGGCCCCGACGGGTTTCCTCATGCCCGCGACGTTGAGGTGTCCACCGCCGAGCGCCAGCCCGAGCTGACCGTCCTGGCATACCGCGTTGACCTGACCAACCACGGGCCGTGA